The sequence below is a genomic window from Streptosporangium lutulentum.
GGCTGAGCGGGTTCGCGTACGCGAGATCGATGACGATGAAGGAAATCGGCTGCTGCGCATCGTACGGCGCGGCACCGGCTCGGTGGTGACCTGGCGGCGAGCGCAGATGATGATGCTGTCCGCCCAGGACATGAACACCACCCAGATCGCCAAAGTGGCCTTCACCAGCGAAGACCGGGTCCGAGATGTGATCCACAACTTCAACGCCGACGGATTCGACTCGCTCTACCCCAAGTACAAGGGCGGCCGGAAGCCGACGTTCACCCTCCCGCAGCGCGTGGAGATCAAGAAGATCGCCAAGTTCAAACCGGTCGAGCACGGGTTGCCGTTCTCTCGGTGGAGCCTTGCCAAGCTGGCCGATTTCCTGGTCGCCGAGGGGGTGGTCGAGGACATCAGCCATGAGGGCCTGCGCGAGCTTCTGCGTGCGGAAAGTGTGTCCTTTCAAGCCATAAAGACCTGGAAAGCCTCCCGGGATCCGGACTACGCGACCAAGAAGGCCCGCGTCGAGCACCTGTACGCCATCGCCGACGGCGAGGTCATCGGTGACCCCGACGAGCCGGCTGTGATCTTCTGCATGGACGAGTTCGGGCCGCTCAACCTTCAGCCCCGCCCGGGCAGGCAGTGGACCGGCGTTGGCGGCAAGGCCAAGGACCCCGAGCGTGAAACTCGACCGGGCCGTTCGCGTCACCCCGCCCGTCATCCGGCGGCGCGACCTCGTGACTGCTGAGGTCACGAAGATCCTCACCCACCCGGCCACTCCGTTCGCGATCGTGGTCACGTTGCTGCTGAACACGACTCTGGGTGTCATCCACGCCACCGACCTGGTGCGGCTCGGCGTCGGCCCCCGCCCCACGCCGCTCTCCGAACTCGGCACCCTGATGTTCGTGCCCGTGTACGTGTTCCTCGTCCTCCCGATCTACGCGGCCGGGAGCGAGTACCTGTCAGGGCAGATCAGGGTCACCCTGGCCAGCACCCCGAACCGGGTCACCCTCGCCCTCGCCAAACTGGCGGCGCTCCTCGCCGTCACGGTTCCCGGCGCGCTCCTTGTGCTCCTCCCCGAACGCCTCACCATCACCATCGCCGACGGAACGGACGCCGGGGGCATCCTCCTCGATCTGGGCCGCTGGGTCGCCGCGTACACGCTGATGGCGCTGGTCGCGTACGGGCTCGCGGGACTTCTGCGCAGCACCATCGCACCGCTGACGATCCTGGTTCTCGTCCCGGTCCCGGTCGCGACCGGCGTGTTCCAACTGCCGGAAGTGATCCGGTTACTCCCCGACCAATTGAGTCTCAGCATGCTCGGCACCCCCGGATATGCCGTCACCGAGCTCCCTCCGATGCTCGCCGGCGCGGCTCTCACGACCTGGGCGCTGCTGCTCGCTGCCGCGAACGGGCTCGCTCTGGTCCGCCGCGACAGTTAGCCTGGGCACCCTTCCTCCGTCAACGGCACGGGCCAGCGCGGCCGGAAAATAACGTGGAGAGCTCTGCGCCTGCCGATAATTCCATCCGTCCAGGTCACGGCCTTGCAATGCTTCTCTTGCAGGCAGGCTCCGGCTCTTGCAGAGGAGGAGTACGGCAGGATGACCGGTCGTGCTCCTTTGTCTGGCCTATCTCGCCGTCACGAACACCTTCGCGGCGCTGAGGTTGCTGCCGATGGGCGATCGGGACAAGGACATCGAGATTCTCACCCTACGTCACCAGATCGCCGTCCTGGAACGGCAACTCGGCGCCGACACCCGGGTGAGGTTCGCGCCTGAGGACCGGGCCTTCCTCGCCGCTCTCCTGGCGCCTCTGCCCCGCGAGGTGCTTCGCCGACTGAGGCTTCTCATCCGCCCGGACACTGTCATGCGCTGGCATCGCGATCTGATGAAACGGCGTCATGCTCGTGCCTGCGCGCCGAAGCGGCGCGGGCGCCCAAATTCCCGGCGCTCATCGACGAGATCCTCGCCGAGGCCGGCATCCAGAGCGTGCTCACCGGTATCCGGATGCCACGGATGAACGCGATCATGGAACAGTGGGTGCAGTCCTGCCGCCGCGAACTACTCGATCGCTGCCTGCTGTGGAACGAACGCCACCTCCGGCACGCCCTGCGCGAGTACGAACAGTTCTACAACCGGCACCGCGCCCACCAAGCCCTCGCTCAGGCCACCCCGCTGCGTCCTGCCCCGGATCCGATCACCGATCCAGAGCGGATCGGCGACCTGAACATACATCGGCGAGATCGGCTCGGCGGAGTTCTCACATGCTGCTTGAATCCCCTATAAGAACAATTCGGCAACTCACTTCCCGAGGTCGCGTTCTTCTGGACTCCAACCCCCGCAGAGAAGGATCACGATGAACGACAACGTCATGGTCGGGCCCGGTGCTCACGAGGATTCCGCACTGAATGCTCTCGCTGACAAAAGACCGGAGGAGGCGCAGGTGTGGGCCATCCTTGCGCTGGCTTCGGCGGTCAACCGGCTGGCGGAAGCACAAGAGGCCATCGCGAACAGCTGAGCCCCGCTGAATCTTTCGGCAACAGTGTTGGGGTGCTCGCGGCCTGCTCCCGGTCCTCGTCGACGACGGTCGCGATTCTTTCGGCAACCGCCTGTCGAGGGCCTGGGCGTCGCGGGCCGGGACCGGCCGGAGAGCCGCAGCCCGGCCCGCGAACGCCAGCGGCCCGCCGTGGCGGGCCGCCTTGACTATGTAATGAAAATCCTCGCCGAACGACCTTCTCAAGCGACCTTGATCATGTGATCCGACAACGTACGTAGCCAGTTACTGATCAAGAAAGTCTGAGGTTACGGGCGCCTGGGCCGGTTGAGCGGCGCGTTCGCGGGGGTTGTAGACCTGGAATATGAGGTATTCGGATCGTGGGGGCCTGTCGATGCGGGCCCGCGCTGAACGGGAGCGGCTTCGGTTCGTGGCGGCGGACCTGTTCGCCCAGGGGATGAGCGCGCCGCAGGTGGCGCGGGAGTTGAGCATCACCCGCAAATCGGCGTGTGCATGGCGTCGAGCCTGGGAGGCCGGCGGCAAGACCGCACTGGCCTCCAGGGGTCCCGGCGGGAATGTGTGCCGACTGTCTGCCGATCAGCTGGAGCGGCTGGCGTGGGAGCTGGATCGAGGTCCGGCCGCGCACGGCTGGACTGATCAGCGCTGGACGCTGCCCCGGATCGCCGCAGTGATCAACGAGGTGTTTCGGGTGTCGTACACGGCGCGCGGGGTGGCCTACCTGTTGCGCGGGCAGGGGTGGTCGCCGCAGGTGCCGGTACATCGAGCCACCGAGCGTAACGAGGAGCAGATCACCGCGTGGCGGGGCCGGCGGTGGTCGGCGTTAAAAGAACCGCGGCGGCCTGGGGCGCCTGGATCGTCTTCTGCGACGAATCGGGCCAGAACCTCAGACCGCCCAAGGGCCGCACCTGGGGAAGGCGGGGCCAGACCCCGATCGTGACCGTGCCCGGGCGTGGAGCGGGCCGGGTCTCGATCGCCGGGCTGCTGTGCGTCAAGCCGGGCGAGCGGACCCGGCTGATCTACCGCACGATCACTTATCACGGCCGCAGACATGAGCCGAAGGGCTTCGGCTGGGCCGACTTCGCCGCTCTGCTCACCGATGCCCATCAGCAACTCCGCGGCCCGATCATGGTGATTTGGGACAACCTTCCGGCGCATGTCAGCGCCCCGATGCGGGCCTGGATCACCGCGCGTGCCGACTGGCTGCTGGTCTATCGGCTGCCGGCGTATGCCCCTGAACTCAATCCGGCCGAAGGCATCTGGGCCAACCTCAAGGGCAAGATCTACAACCTCGCCGTTCACGGCGTCGACGCACTCGCGGTGCTCCTGAAAAGCCATCTCAAGCGCATGCAGTACCAGCCTGGCCTGCTCAACGCGTTCATCGCCGAGATCGGCTTGAGTCTCGAACCGCCGTAACCTCAGACCTTCTTAATCAGTAGAGGGTGTCTGAAAAGCCCATTGATGGGCATATCGACCATGTAATGACCCGTGTCGGGAGCACGGGAGGTCGTCGATGACCGAGAAGCGTGCCGCATACCCAGCCGACCTGAGTGACGTCGAGTAGGAGGCCCTTGCTCCATCGATCCCGCTGGCCAAGCTGGGTGGGCGTCCGGCGGTGCATGAGCGGCTGGCGAGAGATCCTGACCGTGCTGCGGGAGCGGGAACGCACCCGGCAGGGCCGACTCCCGCAGCCGAGCGCGGGCATTCTGGACAGCCAGAGTGTCAAGACCACCGAAAAAGGGGGCCCCACGGCTACGACGGCGCCAAGAAGGTGAACGGCCGCAAACGGCACCTGATCGTCGACACCCTGGGCATCGTGCTCAAGGCCCGGGTGAGCGCGGCCAACGTCGACGACCGCATCGGCGCCACCCTCCTGTTGCACGACATCCGACAGGACTTCCCGCGGCTCCGCCATTGCTGGGCCGACCAGGGCTACCGTGGCCCCTTCCTGGAATGGGCCCGCCAGGTTGCCGGCATCACCGTGCAGGTGGTCGCCCGACGCGACGGCGGCATGCGGCACACCTGGGCTCCCGTTGGAGCACCGCCCCGGATCGTACCTCGGTTCGCCGTCGTCCCCCGCCGTTGGGTAGTGGAAAGAACGTACGCCTGGCTGGGCCGCTACCGCCGATTGGCCAAGGACTACGAGTACCTGCCGGCCACCTCAGAAAACACCATCTACCTGGCTATGGGCTTCACCCTGCTCCGCCGGCTCACCCGAGCACCAACCTAACGACTTTTCAGACACCCTCTACCGACTCAAGCGGGATCCGGAAAGGGATCGCGCATGGGTGTGGTCCCGTTCGGAGCGCCCGCGGGACCGGGCGTGGCCGGATCCGGTGCCGCTTCACCAGCCGTTCGGAGGGACCGGGAATGCCCGGCGGCTACCAGTGCGCCGGGTGGGTGAGCGACGGCGGCACCTTGGTCCCGGCATCGCCCTTCGCCGCGTCCAGCTGGGACTGGATGAGGAAGATGCTCCCGGTGAGGTCGGCCCCTCTGAGATCGGCGTCCCTGAGGTCGGCCCCGATGAGATCGGCCGTTCTCAGGTCGGCGCCTCTGAGATCGGCCCCGATGAGGTAGGCCCCCCTCAGGTTGGCGCCTCTCAGGTCCGCGCCCTTGAGTTTGGCCCCGATGAGGTCGGCTCCCCTGCGGTCCTTCTTCTTGTGCCGGACCTCGGCGCGCACGAGTTCGCTCGCGCGCAGCAGCAGGGCGTTGACGTCTCGCCGGCGTGCCGCCACGTCCAGCTCGACGAGAGCTTCGGGGCCGTTGCGGGTGAGGCGTTCGATCTCCTCCAGCGCGAGGCCGAGCTCACCGTGGAGGGATCGGGCGGGCTGCAGCGTCAGCGCCTCGGTCAGGTACCAGAGCAGCTCGTGGAGGTCCCGCATGACCGGGAACACCTCGAACATCCGCCGCGCGGTGTGCGGGGCCCGCCGCCAGTCCTCTCCGCCGAAGGTGATCTGAGAGACCTTCTGCCCCGCGCCGAAGCAGTCGTAGACGGTGCACCCTCGAAAGCCCTGCTGCCTGAGGCGTGAGTGGATGCCGCAGCGGAAGTCCGTTTTCAGGTTGGGGCAGGCCTGCTTGGCGGGCTTGTCGATCGCGAAGTCCGTCGAGGCGGAGAAGGCCGGTGCGACGCAGCACAGCGCGAAGCAGTTCTCGCAGTCGGCTCGCAGGCCGAGGCGTCCTTCTTCCGAGGTCTGCCCTGGGTGTTCGTGTTTCTCGGACAACGTGCGCGATCTCCTGCTGGGAAGCAACCGTGCCGGTCACGGACGGTGACGAATGACCATGAGCAGCACTTTCACCACGCACCCTAGCCGACCTCTCCCAGGCCGTCGTCGCGGGCGGGATCGCACGGCGGGCGCGGACCGTGTGCGACCGGGCGCCACCGGCCCGGGTCCTCAGTGCTCGGTCAACCGCTGGAACAGCTCCCATGAAGCACGCTCGACCCAGTTGTGCAGCAACTTGCCGTCTTCGCGCACCGCCCAGACGGCGGTGCCCGTGAAGGTTATCCACCGCTGGTCGGCCTCCAGGCCGAGCACGCCGTTGTTCTTCCCGGTTATGCGCCAGCGGGACGCGACACGACTTCCGTCCTCGTTCTGGAACGACTCGACGACCTCCAACTTCAGGTCGACGACCTTCTCCAGGAAGCCCCCGACCCACTCCTTGAAGCTCTCCTTCGAGACGACGTCCTCACCGCCGCTGGTGAGAACGAAGTCGTCGACCACGAACCTGTCGATCGCATCAGGATCGTGTGCGTTCCAGACGGCGTCCCAGAACTCTTCCACGATCTCAACCGATGTCGGAGCGCTCACGCTCACCTCCGGAAGGCGCAGCAAGACTTTTTGTCATTATTTCTGACACTACAGTCAAGGGCGACGCGGCCTCCTGAGTCACCCGGGGCCGGTGCGAGATCAGCCCGGCGCGATCCGTGCCGGGGCGATCCGGGCCAGGGCGATCCGGGCCGGGGCGAGCTCAGACGAGGTCGTCCGCCGCGAGAAGTCCGGCGAGGCCGACGAAGCACACGCCGCTGCCGAGATCGACTCGGCGCCGGGTCCGAGCCGGGATGCCGGTCGCTCCGAGGCGACCGCCGAGGCCGATGTAGCCGAGGCCGACCACGATCTCGATGCCGAGGTAGGCCCCTCCGAGCAGGGCGAGTTGCGCACCGGCGCCGTCTTTCGGCCCACCGGTGAACTGGGGCAGCAGGGCGGCGGTGAAGAGCACCAGCTTCGGGTTGCTCATCGCGACGACGAACTCGTTGACGATGAGCGGCCGCACGCCCTTTCTCCCCGTGGAAGTCGGGGCGGCCAAGTCCGGGTCGGCCGATGCCCGCCAGGCGCGCCGCAGGCTCACGAACCCGATCCACGCGAGGTAGGCGACACCGACCCACTTGATCACCGTGAGCGCGGTGGCCGAGGCCGCCAGTGCCGCGCCGAGCCCGGCCACGACCAGCCCGACGAGGATGACAAAGGCGGCCAGTCGCCCGCCGAGCCCGGCGAGGGCGTGCGCGGAGCCGTGACGTACGGCGTTGCTCAGGCCGAGGAGCTGGTTCGCTCCGGGAATGAGCGACACAAGCACGGCAGTCGGGATGAAACCGACCCAATTAATCACAAAAGCCAACTTTAGTACTCAAAACGGGTTTAACCAGGCCCGGGGTACGCGGCGTGGGGAGATGGCCATACTGGAGTGTGGATCCCGGCCCGCCACTGCGAGACATCGGCTGCTTCGCGCTCGTCGCCCAGCGCCTCAGCTTCTCGCGCGCCGCCGCCGAGCTGCACATGTCCCAACCGGCGATGAGCCAGGCCATCGGCCGCCTGGAACGATCCCTGGGGGTCCGCCTCTTCGAGAGGACCAGCCGGGAGGTCCGGCTTTCGCCGGCGGGCAAGGCGCTCCTGCCCTACGCCGACGCGATGCTGGAGGCCTCCGCCGCGCTCGTGGCCGAGGGCGCGCGGCTGGCCAGGTCGGCGAGACCGACCCTTCGCCTGGCCTATCCACTGATCGTCGGCCCTCTCGCGGCGCGGATCGCCCTCCGGCTGACCCGGCGCAAGCCCGCGATCGACGTCGAACTCAGGGCCTCGGGGTGGGGGGCCGCCACGTCGGACCTGGAGCGGGGCGACATCTCGGCGGCCATCCTCAGCGCGCCGTTCCCCCGGGAGTTCACGACCGCCGCCCGTTTCCACGTGACGGTCGGCCATCTCACCGTACCGGCGGGCGACCCCCTCGCCGCCGTGTCACGGATCCGGCCCGAGCAGCTCTCCCGGCAGAAGATCCTCATGCCGCGCAACCGCACGCCCGGCGGCATGTGGGCGCGGCTCGCCGCCCAGTTGCGAGGCCCGCACCAGCACCACGTGGTGGCCGACGACATCGACGACTTCGCGGCCGCGCTGGACCTCGTGGCCGCCGGCGTCGGCCTGCTGCCGACGCCCGAGTTGCTCGTCAAGACGATCCGCCGCCATGACATCCGCTTCGTCCCGCTCGACGCCGGGGATCTTCGCATGATGTACGGACTCGTCTGGTCCGGCACGCACGCCTCGCCCGAGCTGATGACCCTGGTCCAGACCGTCCAGGAGGCGCTGTGGACCAGGTAGGCCCCCTGCTGCTCGGCTCGCCCGACCGGCGGACTCCGCGCGGATGAGCGGCCATGACCTCGACGTCCCCGTTTCCGGTCGGCCGATCGTGTAACGAAAGGCAGGCTGCCGGAACTAAGGGGGAGAAGCAGGACGTCATGGGATCAAGGTGGACAGGAATCAGTAAGAAAAGGTGTCAGACCATGTCAGAGCGGGAATCTTCCCCCTCTGACACGCAGCACTCCCGGGAGCGCTTCAGCGGAGAGGACGCGTCAGCAACGGCAATGCCACTTGTCAGCGCCGAGACACCCCCGAGCCGGAAACGATCCGGCAGAGCGTTCCAGCATCATTGATGTCCTATTTGGAGGAAGCGATCGTGGAGTCGTTCACGGGCGGCGGACTGCCCCCGGACGATGTCGTCGTCGCGGCCCTGCGTGCCGGAGACGAAGCGATGTTCGCGGCACTGCTGGACACCTGGTCGCGAGGGATGTTGTGGTTGGCCCGCTCTCACGTGTCCACCAGCGACTCGGCGGAAGAGGTCGTGCAGGACACCTGGCTGGCGGTGATCAAGGGGATCGACGGCTTCGAGGGCCGCTCCTCGGTCAAGACCTGGGTCTATCGGATCCTGGTCAACACGGCCAGGAAACGGGGTGTGCGCGAGAATCGCACGGTTCCGTGGAGCAGCGCCTTCGAGCAGGAGAAACCGACCATCGACCGCTCCTCTTTCCAGGGCGCGGACGACCCCTTTCCCGGCCATTGGAAATACTTCCCCCTGGCCTGGCCGACCCCCGAGGGCGAGGTGCTCGCCGCCGAGGTGCGCGGCCGGATCGCGGTGGCCCTGGCCGATCTCCCTCCCCGGCAGCGAACCGTGATCACACTTCGCGACGTCGAGGGGTGCACTTCTGAGGAGGTCTGCGAGATCCTGGATATCTCCGCGGCCAATCAACGCGTTCTGCTGCATCGCGCCCGTGCGGCGGTGCGCGAACAATTGGAAGATTATTTCGAGACGGCGAGGCGGTCCGCGTAGTGAGAACGGTTCAGTTTCAAGACGGTAAGGCGGTCGAAGTTGTGAAGCGGTTCAGCTGCGAGGAGTTGGTGGACCTCGTCACCGCCTTCCTGGAAAACGACCTCGATGAGTCCACCCGGTCCCGGTTCGAGGAGCATCTGGTCGGCTGCGAGGGCTGCGAGCGGTACCTCGACCAGTTCCGCACCACTGTCGACGGCCTCGGCACGCTGCGGTCCGGGACCCTGCCGGGCGACGAAGGGCTGTCACCCGCCACGCGGGACCGGCTACTGTCCGCTTTTCGCGACCGGCGGACGGCCTGAGTCCGGGCCCGCGCCCGCGCCTGCGCCTGCGCCTGCGCCTGCGCCGAGGAAGCTTCCGCACAGCCCTCTGAGCACGCGCTCCGGAATGTCATCGGCTCC
It includes:
- a CDS encoding helix-turn-helix domain-containing protein, which codes for MAERVRVREIDDDEGNRLLRIVRRGTGSVVTWRRAQMMMLSAQDMNTTQIAKVAFTSEDRVRDVIHNFNADGFDSLYPKYKGGRKPTFTLPQRVEIKKIAKFKPVEHGLPFSRWSLAKLADFLVAEGVVEDISHEGLRELLRAESVSFQAIKTWKASRDPDYATKKARVEHLYAIADGEVIGDPDEPAVIFCMDEFGPLNLQPRPGRQWTGVGGKAKDPERETRPGRSRHPARHPAARPRDC
- a CDS encoding ABC transporter, whose protein sequence is MKLDRAVRVTPPVIRRRDLVTAEVTKILTHPATPFAIVVTLLLNTTLGVIHATDLVRLGVGPRPTPLSELGTLMFVPVYVFLVLPIYAAGSEYLSGQIRVTLASTPNRVTLALAKLAALLAVTVPGALLVLLPERLTITIADGTDAGGILLDLGRWVAAYTLMALVAYGLAGLLRSTIAPLTILVLVPVPVATGVFQLPEVIRLLPDQLSLSMLGTPGYAVTELPPMLAGAALTTWALLLAAANGLALVRRDS
- a CDS encoding transposase, with the translated sequence MAGPAVVGVKRTAAAWGAWIVFCDESGQNLRPPKGRTWGRRGQTPIVTVPGRGAGRVSIAGLLCVKPGERTRLIYRTITYHGRRHEPKGFGWADFAALLTDAHQQLRGPIMVIWDNLPAHVSAPMRAWITARADWLLVYRLPAYAPELNPAEGIWANLKGKIYNLAVHGVDALAVLLKSHLKRMQYQPGLLNAFIAEIGLSLEPP
- a CDS encoding IS5 family transposase — protein: MHERLARDPDRAAGAGTHPAGPTPAAERGHSGQPECQDHRKRGPHGYDGAKKVNGRKRHLIVDTLGIVLKARVSAANVDDRIGATLLLHDIRQDFPRLRHCWADQGYRGPFLEWARQVAGITVQVVARRDGGMRHTWAPVGAPPRIVPRFAVVPRRWVVERTYAWLGRYRRLAKDYEYLPATSENTIYLAMGFTLLRRLTRAPT
- a CDS encoding pentapeptide repeat-containing protein, with the translated sequence MSEKHEHPGQTSEEGRLGLRADCENCFALCCVAPAFSASTDFAIDKPAKQACPNLKTDFRCGIHSRLRQQGFRGCTVYDCFGAGQKVSQITFGGEDWRRAPHTARRMFEVFPVMRDLHELLWYLTEALTLQPARSLHGELGLALEEIERLTRNGPEALVELDVAARRRDVNALLLRASELVRAEVRHKKKDRRGADLIGAKLKGADLRGANLRGAYLIGADLRGADLRTADLIGADLRDADLRGADLTGSIFLIQSQLDAAKGDAGTKVPPSLTHPAHW
- a CDS encoding ester cyclase — translated: MSAPTSVEIVEEFWDAVWNAHDPDAIDRFVVDDFVLTSGGEDVVSKESFKEWVGGFLEKVVDLKLEVVESFQNEDGSRVASRWRITGKNNGVLGLEADQRWITFTGTAVWAVREDGKLLHNWVERASWELFQRLTEH
- a CDS encoding LysE family translocator gives rise to the protein MLVSLIPGANQLLGLSNAVRHGSAHALAGLGGRLAAFVILVGLVVAGLGAALAASATALTVIKWVGVAYLAWIGFVSLRRAWRASADPDLAAPTSTGRKGVRPLIVNEFVVAMSNPKLVLFTAALLPQFTGGPKDGAGAQLALLGGAYLGIEIVVGLGYIGLGGRLGATGIPARTRRRVDLGSGVCFVGLAGLLAADDLV
- a CDS encoding LysR family transcriptional regulator, giving the protein MGRWPYWSVDPGPPLRDIGCFALVAQRLSFSRAAAELHMSQPAMSQAIGRLERSLGVRLFERTSREVRLSPAGKALLPYADAMLEASAALVAEGARLARSARPTLRLAYPLIVGPLAARIALRLTRRKPAIDVELRASGWGAATSDLERGDISAAILSAPFPREFTTAARFHVTVGHLTVPAGDPLAAVSRIRPEQLSRQKILMPRNRTPGGMWARLAAQLRGPHQHHVVADDIDDFAAALDLVAAGVGLLPTPELLVKTIRRHDIRFVPLDAGDLRMMYGLVWSGTHASPELMTLVQTVQEALWTR
- a CDS encoding RNA polymerase sigma factor, which codes for MESFTGGGLPPDDVVVAALRAGDEAMFAALLDTWSRGMLWLARSHVSTSDSAEEVVQDTWLAVIKGIDGFEGRSSVKTWVYRILVNTARKRGVRENRTVPWSSAFEQEKPTIDRSSFQGADDPFPGHWKYFPLAWPTPEGEVLAAEVRGRIAVALADLPPRQRTVITLRDVEGCTSEEVCEILDISAANQRVLLHRARAAVREQLEDYFETARRSA
- a CDS encoding anti-sigma factor family protein, giving the protein MKRFSCEELVDLVTAFLENDLDESTRSRFEEHLVGCEGCERYLDQFRTTVDGLGTLRSGTLPGDEGLSPATRDRLLSAFRDRRTA